The following DNA comes from Capsicum annuum cultivar UCD-10X-F1 chromosome 7, UCD10Xv1.1, whole genome shotgun sequence.
TGTCACTCATTTACAACTGGATAAATTGCTTGACATGCACCTAGAGTGCTCTGAAGAGAATTCAGGCCTAGAAGAGAAGGGGTGATGCAAACTGCACTAAAGCTAAACGAACAAGGGATGCTTGGGAAAAGTAAAATCTTAAGATTCAAACATTTAGTTACAAATATGTGATGAGTGAGATCTTCTTTGGTGTGGGTAATAACGCACTTCAGGACGGATATGTGACCATTGTGAGGATGATTAAAATCCACTTTCTTGATTTGATGTTCTGAAGTAAGTGCAAAAGTTGCTGCAACCAAGAGATTCCAGGGGATAACTTCTTAAACGGGAGGGCTGTTGAAACTCAAAACATGGTGTAATTCTTCTTTCCTATACACTTGGACTTATGGTGTCATTGATATCGAGTGCAGGTGCCCTTGATAGGCTATTGTGTTGAAGGTTCCCTCTTCCTTGTATATGAATATGTTGAGAATGGCCACATAGGCCAACATCTACGTGGTACAGGTATCTTTGATGTGAATTACATCACATGTCATAATCAACCACTCTTTCAGTAATAGGTGGTTCCTTAAAGAACTTCTACTCAATCTGGTCAATTTATCTCCAGGAAGGGACCCATTGCCATGGTCTAAGAGGGTTCAAATTGCTCTAGATTCAGCTAGCGGTCTTGAGTACATACATGAACATACTGTACCAGTTTACATCCATCGTGATATTAAAACAGTAAATATTCTGATAGACAAAAACTTCCATGCAAAGGTTTTTCAAGGCACCCTTTTTGTGTTTGTCTATTGGGGGAGGCTATTTTGTTATCGTGTTAATCATCTGATTTAGGTTGCAGATTTTGGTTTAACGAAACTGACTAAAGTTGGAAGCTCATCTTTGCAAACACGACTTGTGGGTACATTTGGATACATGCCTCTAGAGTAAgtgttttcctattttgaattgAAACCGTAAAGTAGTGACCGAATTGTTACTTaccctatttttttctttgaagcAGAGCATCCACTATTATTATTCTGAAAGTTGTTCCATAATTATGTAGTTGCATCCTTCTTTTTAAGTGACTGGTGATCAGTACACAGTCAGTTGGGAAAAGGGTTGTTCTAATTAAAAACAAAGGTTTTTTCAACGTCTTGCTCAAAGCTTAAATTGTTGCTTTCTAATTGAAGTGTTTCTTATGAGTGCCTCATGTGACAGATTTGCACATTGCTTTTCTACAGGTATGCGCAGTATGGTGATGTCTCTCCTAAAGTTGATGTCTATGCTTTTGGTGTTGTCCTATATGAACTAATTTCGGCGAAGGAAGCGATTGTCAAGCCAAATGGTTCTGTAACTGACTCAAAGGGTCTTGTTGCTTTGTTAAATtccttttgcatttttcttttttcagtggTGCGGTTGCATGGATCTTTTATAAGCTTAAGCagaatcatttttttttgaaagggTTATACGTTTGCCCCTCATTCCCTTTTTAGTGTCCTTCAATTGGACAGGCAATTTAAAACTTACTGTAATTTGTAATTGTTTTAACGCTGTGATGCTAGTTTTCAGTAATATATTGATACCTATTCTGCATTCTGATGACCACAGTTTGAAGAAGTACTTAGTCAGCCAGATCCTGATGAATACCTTCCCAAACTAGTTGACCCAAGACTTGGAGACGACTATCCCCTTGATTCTGTCAGGAAGGTATTAGATTTTTAAATGAAACTAGCATTGTTAGGTACAGTAGTTGTTTCTTTTTGCTTCTTACAGAAGTCCATGTCTTCATCAATCACAGATGGCACAGCTAGCCAAAGCTTGCACCCATGAGAATCCCCTAACAAGGCCAAGTATGAGATTAATAGTGGTTGCGCTAATGACACTCTCTTCGTCGACAGAAGATTGAGATGTTGGATCTTTCTATGGAAATGAAGGTCAGATAAATCTTATGTCTGGAAGGTAGCAAACCAATATCTTGCTTCCACGTGCAATCAATATTTCATTCTGATCCTTGCTTGTGAGCGAGACCAAGATCATTCTGTTTAAGCATTGGATCAATGTACTACTAGTGCATTTTTTACTTGTATAGTACTTGCTTGAATATAGTGTAAGAAAACATAGAAAGATGTATTTGATTTGTAACATTTAGTGTAACTTTGTGAGTTAGAAATGGAACATTTCCTCACGGGCAAATACCGGTTTTCTTTGTTGTCTGCTGCTATGACGAGCAGTGTTGATTAATATCAGAGTCGGAGTAACATTTCCTCACGGGGAAAGACCTTGTTGTCTGCTGCTATGACGAGCAGTGTTGATTAATATGAGAGTCGTAGtcaagattttactttatgcattCTGGACTACAATCCTTTTTCATATTGGTTCTGGGCTTCTGGCTAGGATTATTTGTACATAATAAAACAAATTTTGAATATAATTACACATGAGCTGAGCCAAAATTAATGTGTTACACGAGCTCGGAGCTCTTGCCGTTGTTTTGTTTACTATTGTCCAGTGACAgataggggtgggcatggtatggtatataccgaataccagaccgaaatcaaatatttttatactgtaatatggatgttatggtatttggtaggaattttaaattattttggtatttggtaatgtatttggtatttatgcaataaatatcgTATACCGCACCAAGttttttaataacatataaaactcatatatatatatatatatagattatatttaagattattaaatatatttatatatcatgcATTAGCCAAGTGAACACAAAAGTaacttttattcaaaaataaatttttgggaagcttattatttaggagtactatgcttaagtttaggtactgTTGTTCAGAATTTGCATCTCGGACTATTCAATCGTGATTGAAATGttatttgtgtaattgattaacaaagatagttgttagcCTAACATGATTGAgacgtttttaaaatttaaagttatagtttttttatatgaatatatgtaattagaaatcaaataaagtatagttaccgaattaccataccgtaAAATATTGAAACCgaatttaaaaatactgaaccATACCGAACTAATTTAGTATGGTAATGAtattgttcttttagataccGAAAATTGAAGTAACCGTACCTAAGTTTAAAATACCGTACCGTACCATACCCACCCCTAGTGACAGATAAATGAAAAAAGACAACAGCAATACCTTTTTTATATGTTCGTTTTTTAAGGCAATTATGCAAgaaatctacttttttttttcccaTTAGATGGTTTGATAATTTCAAATTGGCGAAATCCATCGACAGACACTTAAACTTTGCATGATCTTTCACTGACACCTAAAGTCGATATTGTTCATTAACTCAACTAACGTCTCGATATATCACTTTGACACTTTTTACACAATCAGCAAAAGTATGTAATGTGTCGTGTAACACACGCATTGCTAACGTGTAAAGTGACGAATGATATGACGGCATTTGtcatttttgtccaaaaataatttttaaataattaatttaaattgaaaaaaacaaTCAATAAATTACCCCCCTCCCCCCGCTCACTCCCAaaatcatcttctccaccaaaaTATAACCCATCAATTTTCAGGAAATTACAAGAGATGATCCCAATAGTGGGTGGTTTTGGATTTTTGACTTGCATAAGAAAAATCTTTAAAGACTAGTCTTCCTTGGTTTTTTATGTATAAGTACATTTTTGCTTTTCTACACctctaatatttttaaacttttcattccTATTTGTCTCTCagcttctattttaattttttttcttaactttatttttttccttgttttaattcatttNNNNNNNNNNNNNNNNNNNNNNNNNNNNNNNNNNNNNNNNNNNNNNNNNNNNNNNNNNNNNNNNNNNNNNNNNNNNNNNNNNNNNNNNNNNNNNNNNNNNNNNNNNNNNNNNNNNNNNNNNNNNNNNNNNNNNNNNNNNNNNNNNNNNNNNNNNNNNNNNNNNNNNNNNNNNNNNNNNNNNNNNNNNNNNNNNNNNNNNNNNNNNNNNNNNNNNNNNNNNNNNNNNNNNNNNNNNNNNNNNNNNNNNNNNNNNNNNNNNNNNNNNNNNNNNNNNNNNNNNNNNNNNNNNNNNNNNNNNNNNNNNNNNNNNNNNNNNNNNNNNNNNNNNNNNNNNNNNNNNNNNNNNNNNNNNNNNNNNNNNNNNNNNNNNNNNNNNNNNNNNNNNNNNNNNNNNNNNNNNNNNNNNNNNNNNNNNNNNNNNNNNNNNNNNNNNNNNNNNNNNNNNNNNNNNNNNNNNNNNNNNNNNNNNNNNNNNNNNNNNNNNNNNNNNNNNNNNNNNNNNNNNNNNNNNNNNNNNNNNNNNNNNNNNNNNNNNNNNNNNNNNNNNNNNNNNNNNNNNNNNNNNNNNNNNNNNNNNNNNNNNNNNNNNNNNNNNNNNNNNNNNNNNNNNNNNNNNNNNNNNNNNNNNNNNNNNNNNNNNNNNNNNNNNNNNNNNNNNNNNNNNNNNNNNNNNNNNNNNNNNNNNNNNNNNNNNNNNNNNNNNNNNNNNNNNNNNNNNNNNNNNNNNNNNNNNNNNNNNNNNNNNNNNNNNNNNNNNNNNNNNNNNNNNNNNNNNNNNNNNNNNNNNNNNNNNNNNNNNNNNNNNNNNNNNNNNNNNNNNNNNNNNNNNNNNNNNNNNNNNNNNNNNNNNNNNNNNNNNNNNNNNNNNNNNNNNNNNNNNNNNNNNNNNNNNNNNNNNNNNNNNNNNNNNNNNNNNNNNNNNNNNNNNNNNNNNNNNNNNNNNNNNNNNNNNNNNNNNNNNNNNNNNNNNNNNNNNNNNNNNNNNNNNNNNNNNNNNNNNNNNNNNNNNNNNNNNNNNNNNNNNNNNNNNNNNNNNNNNNNNNNNNNNNNNNNNNNNNNNNNNNNNNNNNNNNNNNNNNNNNNNNNNNNNNNNNNNNNNNNNNNNNNNNNNNNNNNNNNNNNNNNNNNNNNNNNNNNNNNNNNNNNNNNNNNNNNNNNNNNNNNNNNNNNNNNNNNNNNNNNNNNNNNNNNNNNNNNNNNNNNNNNNNNNNNNNNNNNNNNNNNNNNNNNNNNNNNNNNNNNNNNNNNNNNNNNNNNNNNNNNNNNNNNNNNNNNNNNNNNNNNNNNNNNNNNNNNNNNNNNNNNNNNNNNNNNNNNNNNNNNNNNNNNNNNNNNNNNNNNNNNNNNNNNNNNNNNNNNNNNNNNNNNNNNNNNNNNNNNNNNNNNNNNNNNNNNNNNNNNNNNNNNNNNNNNNNNNNNNNNNNNNNNNNNNNNNNNNNNNNNNNNNNNNNNNNNNNNNNNNNNNNNNNNNNNNNNNNNNNNNNNNNNNNNNNNNNNNNNNNNNNNNNNNNNNNNNNNNNNNNNNNNNNNNNNNNNNNNNNNNNNNNNNNNNNNNNNNNNNNNNNNNNNNNNNNNNNNNNNNNNNNNNNNNNNNNNNNNNNNNNNNNNNNNNNNNNNNNNNNNNNNNNNNNNNNNNNNNNNNNNNNNNNNNNNNNNNNNNNNNNNNNNNNNNNNNNNNNNNNNNNNNNNNNNNNNNNNNNNNNNNNNNNNNNNNNNNNNNNNNNNNNNNNNNNNNNNNNNNNNNNNNNNNNNNNNNNNNNNNNNNNNNNNNNNNNNNNNNNNNNNNNNNNNNNNNNNNNNNNNNNNNNNNNNNNNNNNNNNNNNNNNNNNNNNNNNNNNNNNNNNNNNNNNNNNNNNNNNNNNNNNNNNNNNNNNNNNNNNNNNNNNNNNNNNNNNNNNNNNNNNNNNNNNNNNNNNNNNNNNNNNNNNNNNNNNNNNNNNNNNNNNNNNNNNNNNNNNNNNNNNNNNNNNNNNNNNNNNNNNNNNNNNNNNNNNNNNNNNNNNNNNNNNNNNNNNNNNNNNNNNNNNNNNNNNNNNNNNNNNNNNNNNNNNNNNNNNNNNNNNNNNNNNNNNNNNNNNNNNNNNNNNNNNNNNNNNNNNNNNNNNNNNNNNNNNNNNNNNNNNNNNNNNNNNNNNNNNNNNNNNNNNNNNNNNNNNNNNNNNNNNNN
Coding sequences within:
- the LOC107878166 gene encoding lysM domain receptor-like kinase 3 isoform X5: MAQQAARQLKLQVPMAWLMVILQGFQAYLWINMLSSLMKSWLLRLMTSALLTKLDKVVLVLFTMLSSEKAAIKKMDMEAMREFLAELKVLTNVHHLNLVPLIGYCVEGSLFLVYEYVENGHIGQHLRGTGRDPLPWSKRVQIALDSASGLEYIHEHTVPVYIHRDIKTVNILIDKNFHAKVADFGLTKLTKVGSSSLQTRLVGTFGYMPLEYAQYGDVSPKVDVYAFGVVLYELISAKEAIVKPNGSVTDSKGLVALLNSFCIFLFSVVRLHGSFISLSRIIFF
- the LOC107878166 gene encoding lysM domain receptor-like kinase 3 isoform X1; the encoded protein is MSSEPSFFHYADKSGNFPPLPSTSTGLSGGAIVGISIGAIRAVLLLAGLVYVGCYRNKAHLHQSGHGPASSTTVKAAGSDGLADGNSPGLSGISVDKYVEFTYEELATSTNDFSIANKIGQGGSGAVYYAELRGKKAAIKKMDMEAMREFLAELKVLTNVHHLNLVPLIGYCVEGSLFLVYEYVENGHIGQHLRGTGRDPLPWSKRVQIALDSASGLEYIHEHTVPVYIHRDIKTVNILIDKNFHAKVADFGLTKLTKVGSSSLQTRLVGTFGYMPLEYAQYGDVSPKVDVYAFGVVLYELISAKEAIVKPNGSVTDSKGLVALLNSFCIFLFSVVRLHGSFISLSRIIFF